The nucleotide window CGTGCAGCTCCGCGCGCTCGAACGCGAGGCCAAGGCCCAGCGTGACCTGCTGGAATCCTATCTCGCCAAATACCGCGAGGCGAACACCCGCGAAAGCATCGAGGCGGCACCGGCCGACGGCCGCATCATCTCGCGCGCCAGCGTTTCCAACACGCCGGCCTATCCGAAGAAACTGCCGATCGTCTTGATCGCGACGCTGGCGACCTTGCTGCTCACGTCGGGCGCGATCGCGACCGGCGAACTCTTGCGCATGACCGCGCCGCGGGCCGCCGGTACCGCGGGCGTTATGCGCGAGGTCGAGCCGGAAATCGGACCCGAAATTGCACCCGAAATTGCACCCGAAATTGTCTTGGCTTCGCGGTCGGAACCGGTACTCGCGCCGGCGATCGCGCCTGGGCTTCCGGTCGAGGCCCACCGAACTTTTGAGCCGGCGTTGAGTGAACCCGACGCCGACGCTCCCCCTGTGAACATTGCGGCAGGGGACAGCGAGATCGAGCAACTGGCCGATGCGCTGGTTGGCGCAGGCGCTGCCCGGAAAGTGACCGTGCTCGGCACGGCATCGAGCGAGAGCATCACGCTAACGGCACTCACGCTGGCGCGGCTGATGGCGTTGCAGGCGAAAGTCGTGGCGGTCGATCTCGTGGCTTCCTCTCCGGCGATGACGGCAGCGTCGGTCGACCCGGTAGCACCGGGGCTTGCCGAACTGATGCAGGGCGAAGCCTCGTTTGCGCAGATCATCACCAAGGACCGGCTGTCGCGCGTTCATCTCGTCAGCGCCGGACGCCCCGGCTTCGACCGTGCGCAGCTCCAATCGCCGCGGCTGACGCTTGCGATCGACGCGCTGCTGCGGGTTTACGACCACGTGCTGCTGGATGCCGGCTCGGCCTCCGATCTGCCCGCCGAACTCCTGACGTCGCAGGCTCGGGCGATCGTGGTGCCCGAAGCCTCGATGGCGCAGGATGCGCGCGCGCTGATGTGCGATCAGCTCAAGGCGGTCGGCTTTTCGGAGGTGACGATGCTGAGCGGACCCTGTGAGTCGTCAGACACCGTCGAAGCCGGCCCGCGCGTCGTGGCGGCTTGAACGATCCGGTAGGTGGGCAAAGGCGCTCTTGCGCCGTGCCGCCATCTCTCCGAGATCACAGATAGAAATGGTGGGCACACTTCCGCCTTCGCTCGTCGAGCTACGGCGGACAAGTCGCTTTGCCCACCCGGACCTATATCTACCTAACTGAACGCGCTGCGCAGCTTTTGCGCCATCTCCAGCAGCGCCGGATTGTGCTTCACCAGCCGCTTGGTGCGGTTGAGGCCCGACATGACGCCGGCGGCAAGCTTGCCGCGTTGGCTGAGCGGAATGAAGCTGTCGAAGATCGCCTCATCGCTCTTGCAGAACAGCCGCTTGTAATCGTCCGATCCGATACCGAGGTCGAGGGCGCGATAGCCCTGTCCGGCATAGTGATCGATGATGTCGCGCATCAGGATCAGGCCGGGGCTGTACTTCGAATTCGCCGACATAGTGTAGGTGTTGAACATCATCGAGAACCGATGACCATCGGCTACGCCGGCAAACATCGCGATCACTTCCTCTTCGCATTCCAGCGCGTGGATATCGATGGCGTGCCTGCCGCCGGCGAGCGGCGCGGTGCAGGCGCTGCGGACGAATTCCTCGATGCCGGGATCGGCGAACACATTCGGCAGTTTCTGTTCGGCCATCCGCAGCGGCTTGACGCGGAAGAACCAGTCGAGCAGCCGCGCGATGTCAGCCTCTGACGATGCAATATAACTGCGATAGCCGGGCAGGGACTGCAGCTTGCGTTCCTTGCCCTTGAGGCGGCGCCGGAACGAGTTGCTGATCAGCGCGGCAGGCGCAGCGTCGGGCTCGATTACCAGCAGCGGGCAATCATTGGCCGACGGCTGATGCGGCAGCAACGCGAGTGGATTGGGGAGATCGCGCCAACGAACCGGTTGCTGGTGCAGGGCGAGGACGTCGGCTTCGGACCGCTGCGATATCAGAGATATCAAGCCTTCGAGATCGGCTTGCGTTGCGCTTGCGGCGAAATCGCGGTCGAACAGCGCCATGTTGAAGGTGGAATGCTTGCCGCCCATGAAGCTGGCGCAGCGCGCGCCATAGGCCTGCCTGAGCACGAGCGGAAGCAGCACCAGCGGATGGCGTTCCGCATCGTAGGCGATCACGATGAAGGGAACGAAGCCTTCGCGTGCGCCGACTTGCCGCTGCCAGGAGCTGAGGAAGTCGAACCGCTGATATGGCGTGAAGAAGGTTTGCGCGCCTTCCAGGTCGCGCCACACAGCTTCGGCCGCGGCGAGGTCTTGAACGATGTCGATGCTGGCGATGCGGCTCGCCTTCGACCACACATCTGCATCCGCCGTTCGGCCTTTGATCGCGGCAGCCATGGTCATCGCAGAGCCCGTGTTATATGAATTTGTTTACAATTTCGGCTTTGGCCGACCTTCGCAGGGAAATGTCAACAAAGGGTAATACAATGCGGCCGCGGCGGGGGCAGCGCGACCGCATGTTGAGGGCGGTACGTTGGCGTCGGATATCGGAATTTTGCGGCGGGCCCGGATGGAGCTCGCCTATTTCAGCGGCTATTTCAAGCTGAAGCAGCGGGAGACGGGTGGCGCCGGCGTCATTTTGCGGTTCGAGCGCGTGCGTCCGCGCGATTCCCGGCCGTTTCAGCCCAACCGGTGGCGTGAAATCACGCCGCAATTTCTCGACCGGACGATCGGCGCGCTGAAGCGCTGGAACTTCGACCTGATCACGATGGACGAGGTGTGCCGCCGGGCGGTCACGCTGCCAAGGGCCGATCGATTTGCCTGCCTGACCTTCGACGGCGGCTGCAAGGATGTCATCACCCAGGCCTATCCCGTACTGGCGAAGCACGGCGTGCCTTTCATCATCTATTTGCCGACCGCATTTCCGGACGGGCTCGGCGAAGCCTGGTGGTTGGCGTTGGAAGAGATGATCGCGCGCGAGGATCGCATCAGCCTGGTGATCGACCGCAAGGAGCGGCGTTTCGCAACGGGCAGCAAGTCCGAGAAGTATGACACGTTCGAATTTCTGACGAGCTGGATGCGGACGCTGCCGCCGCCGGATCTTTCGTTCGCGATCCACGACCTCTGCACGCGCTACTCCATCGATCTCGCGGCGCTGTCGCGCACTGCCTCGATGGATTGGGACGATCTGGCGAAGCTCGCCGCCGATCCGCTGGTGACGATCGGCAGCGCAACGGTGAACTATTCCGCACTGTCCAACCTGAAAGGGACGGATGCGCAGCGCGAAATGACGATGGGCAAGGCGGTCGCGGAGACCGCGTTGCGCCGCAGCGTCAGCCATTTCGCCTATCCGTTCGGCGACCGGCAATCCTGGCGCCGGGAGCACGTCGTGATGGCGCAGGAGGCAGGTTTCGCCAGCGCGGTATCGACGATCCCGGGGATCGTCGAGGCGAGGGGATATACCAACCTGCACGCGCTGCCGCGGATTGCCTGGAACGGACGGCAGGGCTCGCTGCGCATGATGCGGGTGTTGCTGTCGGGGATGATGTTCCCGCCGGTCAGACCGACCAGGGATAATTGGGTTTAGGTGGCTGGGTTTAGGCGGCTCGATCCGGCCGCGACATCCAGCTCACGATCGGCATCGCCGGCAGCACCCATCCAAGGCCTGCCACGACATAGAAGATCGCCTGCAGCACGCCTGAACTGGCCAGCCACGGCGTCTGGGCGATGGTCATCCCCAGCAGCGACCACACCACGACCAGCGCCAGCAAAGCGAGGGTTCCGAAGAATTTGCGGGTACGTATCGTCATGGCGGAGATGTCAGGCTCGTGGCGGGTTGCGCGCGGGAAGGGGCGGACTATAAGGGGCGCGCCAATTCAATCAAGCGCGCCTTCGGGGCGAGCCAGGACGGATTTTCAGACGGGTTTTATGACCGCTAGTTCCGCACAACAGGCCCCGCATGCCGCCGCCATCAGGTGGTGGCTGATCGTGGTTGCCGCGCTGATCGCTGTCATGGTGCTGGTCGGCGGGGCCACGCGCCTGACGGAATCCGGATTGTCGATCGTGGAGTGGAAGCCGGTTACTGGCACGCTACCGCCGCTCAACGAGGCGCAGTGGGCGCAGGCGTTCGAGGGCTACAAGGCCATTCCTCAATACCGCGAACTCAACGCCGGCATGAGCCTTGCCGAGTTCAAGACCATCTTCTGGTGGGAATGGAGCCATCGGCTGCTCGGACGCGTGATCGGTGCGGTCTACCTGCTGCCGTTCCTGTATTTCCTGTGGCGTGGCGCGTTCAGCACTGAGCTGAAAAAGCGGTTGTGGCTGATCTTCGCCCTCGGCGCGCTGCAGGGGGCGGTCGGCTGGTGGATGGTCGCTTCTGGTCTCTCGCAGCGGACGGAGGTGTCCCAGTATCGTCTGGCGACGCATCTGGTGCTCGCTCTGATCATTTTTGCGTCGATCGTCTGGACGCTCCGGCGGATGAGCGCACGTCCGCAACCGGTCGTTCCCGCGCGGCTGAAGATCTCCGGGGTCGCCTTGCTCGCTTTGACGTTCGTCCAGCTCTATTTCGGCGCGCTGGTCGCGGGCCTGCGGGCGGGCAGGGTATATAACACCTGGCCCGAGATCGACGGCGCCTTCATTCCGTCCGCGGCGCGGCTGTTCTTCGAGGAGCCGTGGTGGCGAAACTTGTTCGACAACACGCTCACAGTGCAGTTCGAGCACCGCATGACCGCCTATGCGCTGCTGGCGCTGGCTGTTCTTCATGCGGTCGATGCCGTAAGGTCACGGGCCGGTGCTGCCGTTGTCGGCGGCGCTTGGTCTCTGGTGGCGGCGATCGCACTGCAGGCCGGGCTCGGCATTCTGACGCTGTTGCATCAGGTGCCGATCGATCTGGCGCTGGCGCATCAGGCCGTCGCGATCGTGGTCCTGACGCTGGCGGTTTTGCAGACTGAGCGTCTGGTTGCGCGGCGCACCGAGCGTGACAGGCAGAAGCTGGTGATGCCGCTCGGGCAGCCTGGCTGAAATTGAGTAATTCTAATCTCCTGTCATTGCCGGAAGTGCCCGATTTGCAGGGGTTTCTTGCTACGAAAGGGCCTTGAGGCATTTGGGCGGCGTGCGGCCGCTTTACTTGAATCGTTTGGACGATAAAACGAGCCAAAACAAAGGTTCAGTTTCATGTCGTCAGCTTTCATCCAGGCCGCCGTTATCCTGCTACGCGAGGGGCTCGAAGCCATGCTGGTGATCGCAGCACTCGCGGGCTATCTGACCAAGGCCGGTGCCGCCCACCGCATTCAGGCGCTGTACGGCGGCGCGCTCGCCGCAGTTGGCGCCAGCTTCGTCGCCGCCTGGCTGTTTGCGGTGCTGAACTCCGGCGACCACAGCGATATCCTCGAGGGCGTCATCATTCTCGTCGCCGCCGCCCTGATGCTCTATGTAAGCGGCTGGCTGATGGTGAAGCAGGACCCGCGCGGCTGGCAGGATTATCTCGCGCACAAAGCCGACCGCGCGCTGTCGCAGGATACGGTGTGGGCAATCGGCGCGCTGGCCTTTCTCGCGGTGTTCCGGGAGGGCGCCGAGACTGTGCTGTTCATCCATGCGCTGGCGAAGACCGAGGGCGGTTGGAGCGCGGGCCTGTTCGCCGGCCTTGCGGTGGCGACGGTAGGCCTCGCTGTGTTGTTCTATTTCATCAACCTGATTGCGCGGAAGCTTCCGCTGCGGCCGCTGTTCATCGTAACCTCGGCGTTCCTGTTCGCGATGGCGATCAAGTTCATCGGCGAAGCGGTGCAGGAGTTCCAGGAACAGGCGGTCATCACCGTCACCGAGGTGAAGGGCTCGGCGTTCCTGACCGCGATCGGCCTCAATCCTTCCATGGAAGCGCTGTCGATCCAGGGCCTGGTGGTCTTGTTTGTGCTGGCGACCTATTCGGTGGTCCAGCGCAACAACCGTCTGATGCGCGAGGACAAGAGCGCCATGCGCGCGGCCGAGTAGTCCGCCGGAAGCTACGCTGCCTGCCGATTGAGTCCGAGATAGTCGAGCCCGATATCGAGCGCGGCGGAGCTGTGGGTCAGCCAGCCAACCGAAATCAGGTCGACGCCGGCTGCCGCGATCGCCTTGGCCGTCTCGGCCGTGATGCGGCCGGACGCTTCGGTGATCGCCCGACCGCCGGTCATGGTGACCGCCTGCCGCAGCTCCTCGATCGCCATGTTGTCGAGCAGGACCGCATCCACCCCGATCGCAAGGGCTTGCTCGAGTTGCGCCAAGGTATCGACTTCGACCTCGATCTTGACGAGGTGACCGGCATGCGCTTTGGCGCGTTCGATCGCGGTCCTGATATCGCCGGCCAGTGCGATGTGGTTGTCCTTGATCAGAATGGCGTCGTCGAGGCCGAAGCGGTGATTGCTGCCGCCGCCGGCGCGGACCGCGTATTTTTCCAGCGCGCGCAACCCGGGCGTGGTCTTGCGAGTACAGACGATGCGCGCCTTGGTCCCCTGCGTTGCCGATACCAGCGAGGCCGTTGCGGTTGCGACACCGCTGAGGTGACAGAGAAAATTCAGCGCCGTGCGTTCGCCGGTCACCAGTCCGCGCGCCGGCCCCTCGATGGCGGCGATCACGTCTCCCGGCGCTACCACGCTGCCGTCAGGGCGCTCCGCCTCAAGTTGGGCGGCAGGATTGACGAGCTGAAACGCAGAGCGCGCAATGTCGAGCCCGGCTACAACGCCGGGTTGGCGCGCGCGCAGCACCAGTGAGGCGTGCCTGTCGGCCGGAACGATCGCGTCCGCGGTGATGTCGCCGGCGCGTCCGAGATCTTCGAGCAGGGCGGCTCGAACCAGCGGTTCGTACATGAGCGGTAGAAGCGGCGTAAGGATCACGGCTAGGCACTCCCGGCGCACAGGGATTCGGTTTCAATGATGCCGCGGGCAATATCGACTGCGTCCGCAAGCGAGATGAATGAAGGCACGGCCGAAGGCAGGGCGTCAGGGAAGTCGGTTCGGTAATGCCCGCCGCGGCTTTCCTCGCGCCGCCAGGCGGCAACCGCGATCATCAATCCCACCAGCGCGGGATCGGAAGACGCACTTCTGCCGCGGGCGTTAGGATAGAGGCCGCGGATCGCGCGTTCGATGCCTAGCCGGTCGCGGAGCACGCCGAGGCCTTGCGACAGGATCGGCCGCACGGCCGAAGGATCGGACGCGGGCGCAGGCGCAGGCGAGATGGCCACGCGTGCTTTCGGCGGGCTGCAGCTCGCGCCCTTGACGCTCCCTGCAACCCATTGCGCGCAGACGATGGCTTCCATCAGCGAATTGCTGGCGAGCCGGTTGGCACCATGCAGCCCGGTGCGGCTGACCTCGCCGCAGGCCCAGAGGCCGTCCACGCTGCTGCGACCTTCGCCATCAACGGCGATCCCGCCCATGTGGTAGTGCACCGCTGGCCTCACCGGAATCGGATCGGTCGCGGGATCGATCCCGGCCATTTTGCAGAAGGCGGAAACGACGGGATAGCGTTTTGCAAATTCCGCTCCCGGATGTTTGCGTGCGTCGAGAAAGACGCGATGTCCTTCTGCGCGGCGGCGCCAGACCGCGCGGGCGACGATGTCACGGGGCGCGAGTTCGACACCTGGCTGGTCCGCCATGAAGCGTTGTCCGGTGTCGTCGATCAGGATGGCGCCGTCGCCGCGCACGGCCTCGGTGAGCAGCGGCATCGGGCGCGACGGCCCGTCGAAGGCCGTCGGGTGAAACTGCACGAATTCGAGATCGGAGAGTTTTGCGCCCGCGCGGGCGGCCAGCGCCAGCCCCTGGCCGTAGCAACCACTGGGATTGGTGCTCTCGAGAAACAGGCCGCCGATGCCGCCCGTCGCGAGCACAACGCGGGCAGTATCGATCACGAACGGACCCTGCGCGTTCGCGGCAAGCACGCCCCTGATGGAGTTGTCTTCGACGATCAGGCTCCGCGCCTCGACACCCTCCAGCAGCATAATCGACGGGCAGCGGCGCACGGCCGCGATCAGCGCGCGCATGATTTCGCGCCCGGTGCCGTCACCAGTGGCGTGCACGATGCGATTGCGGCTGTGTGCGGCCTCGAGACCAAGCCGCCACCCGCCATCGGGACGCCGGTCGAAGGCGACGCCAAGTTTTGCGAGATGCTCGACGGCCGCAGGCGCCGCATGAACAATGCGGCGAGCGACGGATTCGTCGCACAGGCCAGCGCCCGCGGCGATCGTGTCGGCCAGGTGCAGGGCAGGGTCGTCATCGTCGCCCATCGCCGCGGCCAGTCCACCTTGCGCCCACAGGCTCGAGGCTTCCGCGCCGAGCGGTGCCTTCGACAGCAGCACGACCGGCTCAGGCGCCAATTGAAGCGCCGTCATCAATCCGGCGGCGCCGCCGCCTATGATGACGGGATGGTTGGCGAGTGCTGAAATCTCCGTGTTCATAGCGCCAGCATCCTCTCCACCGCACGACGGGCGGGCGCCGCAATCGCGGGGTCGATCGTCACCTCGTGCCGACCGGCCTCCAGCGCGTCGCGGATGTTCTTCAGCGTGATCCGCTTCATGTGCGGGCAGAGATTGCAGGGCCGGATGAATTCGATGTCGGGATGGAGCACCGCGACATTGTCGCTCATCGAGCATTCCGTCAGCAGCACGACCCGGGGCGGCCGCTGTTTGCCGACGAAGTCCGACATCGCTGCGGTCGATCCGGAGAAATCGGCTTCCGCGACCACCTCAGGCGGACATTCCGGATGCGCCAGGATCGTCACATCTGGATGATTTTCGCGCAGTTGCCGGACGTCGGACGCCGTAAACAGCTCGTGCACCTCGCAATGGCCTTTCCATGCGATGATCTTCACGTTCGTCTGCGAGGCGATGTTCTGCGCGAGATATTCGTCCGGCAGCATGATGACGCGCTCGGCGCCGAGCGACTCCACGACCTTGAGCGCGTTGCCCGAAGTGCAGCAGATGTCTGATGCCGCCTTCACCGCCGCCGATGTGTTGACATAGGTGACGACGGGGACGCCGGGATAGCGCTGCCGCATCAACTGCACGTCCTCCGCGGTGATGGACTCCGCGAGGGAACAGCCGGCTCCGAGATCGGGGATCAGCACGGTCTTTTCCGGGTTCAACAGCTTGGCCGTCTCGGCCATGAAGTGCACGCCGGCCAGCACGATGATATCGGCATCGACCTTGGTGGCTTCGCGCGCCAGCAGCAGGCTGTCGCCGACGATGTCGGCGACGCCGTGGAAGATTTCAGGTGTCTGATAGTTATGCGCCAGGACGACCGCATTGCGTTCGCGCTTGAGCGCCAGAATGGCGTCGACGTCCTCGGCAAATACGGCCCATTCAGGTGGCGGGATTACTCGTCTGACCCGGTCATAAAGCGGTGAAACGCGGGCGAGTGCGGCGGTGCTGAGATCGGCCATTTATACTCTCCTTGAGTATATGTTGGCTTATACTTATCCTGAGCATAATCGAAGTCAAGTGCGCGATAGGGGAAGCTTGGTTCCGACGATCGCCCGCTCCGCCAGCACGCCGTGGCGGAACCTGAACAATTTGGCGGGGCGCCCGACCGTGTCGGCAGCGATTGCGCCAGTCTCCTCAACGAGTTGCTGCTGCTCGATCAAGCGGCGAAAATTCTGCTTGTGCACCAGGCGGCCTGCAAGTGCCTCAACGCTGCGTTGCAGTTGCAGCAGGGTGAATTCTGCCGGCATCAGCTCGAACACCACGGGACGGTATTTGATCTTGGCGCGCAGCCGCGCGATTCCGGTGGCGAGAATGCGGCGATGATCTCCGGTCATCGGCCGGCCGGGAATGACGGTCGTGGCAGCTGCACCGTCGCGCACCGCTTCCGGGATCAAGCCTGCTTCATAGAGCAGTTCGTAGCGCTGCAGCACCAGCTCCTCGTTCCATTCGCGGTCGTCGAGGCCAAACGTGATGGCGACGCGCTGCCATCGCTCGCGCTGCAGGCTGGTGGTATCTGCAGATTTCGCCCACGCCCGCAGCCGCGACGACAATGTCTTCGCGAGCGACGGGGAGAGGCCGGCGCGCTGATCTTCCCATGGAAAATATTCGTACCAGCCGGACCAGTGCGCCTCAAAACCCTGGCCGACCTTGTCCTCGCGGGTCAGGCCCAGATAGCTGATCGAGATCGAATGCGGTGACTTGGCATCGCCGGCCCGCCCGCGATCGGCGAACGTGTAGAGCTGCTCGACATAGCCGAGCGGATGGCCGGTCTGCGCCTCGACCCAGGCGCGCAATCCGGTCTGCAGCGAACGGTGCGAGAATTCGAACGGGCCGCTCGGCAGCGCGCCGTCGTTTGCGATGGTCATGATCTTGGGCTCGCCGTCGGTGACGGCGACGAGGACGGCGACAAGATCCGCCGTGATCGCATTGGATGCGTTCGTTTTGCTGGCTTTCCGCGGTGCCCCTGCCACGTCGCTCGTCCGTCTCCGTTGTTGGCTACTGCGTTTAACAGTATCCGTACACGCCGCAAGCGTATGGCAGGCGATTCCAGTAAGGCTCATAGGGGCCGCCATAATAGGGGCCGTCATAACTGTAGGAATGACTGGTGCCGTAGTAACCGGGCAGCGTCGATGATCCCGGCAAGAGCGGCGTGCCGAAGATGCGCGGCGCATAGGCCTTGATCCCGGTCGGCACGAGCACCTCTTCTTCGACCACCACCAAGGCGCGGCCGCGCCGCACATAAAGGGGGGCTGTTGGCGGGGTAACCGTGGTGCGGTAATTGTAATGCGCGCGCGGCAAGCCCGGCGGCAACTGGCTGGCGGCCCGGACCGCGGCGCGCCTGCCGGCGGCAGCTTTCTCGGGGCGTTTCGTTGCGGTTGGGCTGTTGGCGGGCTTGGCGGTTGCCGGGGTGTCAGCGGGCTTGGTGGCGACAGGAGGGGCGGCCGGCTTCGCTGCTGCTGGGCCATCGGCGGGCTGGGTGGCTCCAGGATCCTCGGCCGCAGCGGTTCCGACCGCGAAAATCGCGACCAGAATTGGCGTCATCCAGCGCAGCATCGTTGGCTCCGAATCATCGAGGGCAGCTCAGCGCCATTTTATGCTGGAATGAGCGTTAACGAGAGGCTTGTGATTTCGCCGGACGGATCGCTGGGCGGATATGCCGTCTATGACTCCTGATCGTCATTCCGGGATGGTGCGCAAGCACCAGACCCGGAATCTCGAGATTCTCAGGGGCGCAAGGGGCGCTCCATAGTTCGATGCTGCGCATCGCCCCGGAATGACTGCCGTTACGCGCTCAGCGCCTGCTCCAGATCCGCGATCAGATCTTCCTTGTCCTCGATGCCAATCGAGAGGCGCACGACATCAGGCCCCGCGCCGCTTCGCACCTTGGCGTCGTCGTCGAGCTGGCTGTGCGTGGTCGATGCCGGGTGAATCACCAGCGAGCGGGTGTCGCCAACATTGGCCAGGTGCGAGAACAGTTTCAGGTTCGAGACCAGGCTGACGCCGGCGTCGTAGCCGCCCCTCAGGCTGAAGGTGAATACGGCACCGGCGCCCTTCGGCGCGTACTTGCGCGCGAGCTTGTTGTACTTGTCACTGGCAAGGCCCGCATAGTTCACCGACGCTACAGCGGAATGGCCGGCAAGAAATTCCGCGACCGCCTTGGCATTCTCGCAATGCCTCTGCATGCGCAGCGGCAGCGTCTCGATGCCGGTCAGTATCATGAAAGCGTTGAACGGCGACAGCGCCGGACCGAGGTCGCGCAAGCCCAGCACGCGGCAGGCGATCGCGAAAGCGAAATTGCCAAACGTCTCCTGGATCCTGATGCCGTGATATTCCGGCCGCGGCTCGCTCAGCATCGGGTACTTGTTGTCCTTCGACCAATCAAACGTGCCGCCATCGACGATGATGCCGCCGAGCGAGTTGCCGTGGCCGCCCAAGAATTTCGTCAGCGAGTGCACGACGATGTCGGCGCCGTGATCGATCGGGCGGATCAAATACGGCGTTGCCAGCGTGTTGTCGACGATCAGCGGCACGCCGGCCTTGCGGGCTACTTCTGCGATCGCCTCGATGTCAGTGATGCTGCCGGCGGGGTTGGCGATCGATTCGATGAAGATCGCCTTGGTGCGCGGCGTCACCGCGCGCTCGAAGCTGCCGATATCGTCGGGGTCGGCCCACGCCACGTTCCAGCCAAAGCTCTTGAACGCATGCGTGAACTGGTTGATCGAGCCGCCGTAGAGTTTTCGCGCGGCGATGAACTCGTCGCCAGGCATCAATAATTGCTGCAGCACGACGACCTGCGCGGCGTGCCCGGAGGCGACCGCCAGCGCCGCGGTGCCGCCTTCCAGCGCCGCCATGCGCTCTTCCAGCACGGCGGTCGTGGGATTGCCGATGCGGGTATAGATGTTGCCGAAAGCCTGCAGCCCGAACAGCGAGGCGGCGTGGTCGGCATCGTTGAATACGAAGGACGTAGTTTGATAGATCGGCGTCACCCGGGCGCCGGTGGTAGGATCGGGCTGCGCGCCGGCATGCACGGCAAGGGTCGAGAATCCCGGGAGACGGTCGGTCATTCTTTGGCGTCCTGTTCTGGCTTGCTTGAAATGCGTTGACGATGCTGATCGCAGCCGCGTCTGCCGTCAAGGCGAGGCGTTCA belongs to Bradyrhizobium icense and includes:
- a CDS encoding O-acetylhomoserine aminocarboxypropyltransferase, encoding MTDRLPGFSTLAVHAGAQPDPTTGARVTPIYQTTSFVFNDADHAASLFGLQAFGNIYTRIGNPTTAVLEERMAALEGGTAALAVASGHAAQVVVLQQLLMPGDEFIAARKLYGGSINQFTHAFKSFGWNVAWADPDDIGSFERAVTPRTKAIFIESIANPAGSITDIEAIAEVARKAGVPLIVDNTLATPYLIRPIDHGADIVVHSLTKFLGGHGNSLGGIIVDGGTFDWSKDNKYPMLSEPRPEYHGIRIQETFGNFAFAIACRVLGLRDLGPALSPFNAFMILTGIETLPLRMQRHCENAKAVAEFLAGHSAVASVNYAGLASDKYNKLARKYAPKGAGAVFTFSLRGGYDAGVSLVSNLKLFSHLANVGDTRSLVIHPASTTHSQLDDDAKVRSGAGPDVVRLSIGIEDKEDLIADLEQALSA